A window of the Arachis duranensis cultivar V14167 chromosome 5, aradu.V14167.gnm2.J7QH, whole genome shotgun sequence genome harbors these coding sequences:
- the LOC127747666 gene encoding uncharacterized protein LOC127747666: protein MSDLGRPEHTPVDHQPTEQEQDLLQRSLKNVRQDNEGFTGTTALIPRVEDWMQEEPEQARKTYASMVRGSSRVGEADPLEDDLLEDEDNRMVSEEKETPTPAKDKANENQSNIEKSDITVQDMGEGLFNIVISEKIERELWKPWWRSLIVKLLGRKISYAVMKRRLEIMWGRFGGIDVIDLGNDFYLVKFYAQEDLDHALLDGPWKIYDHYLAVRLWEPNFNPLLTFIDKITAWIRLPGLPIELYNDKILKKIGDLIGKTCKVDYNTSNLFRGKFARLCVEVDLTKPLLGVYMINGKLYQIEYEGIHQLCFLCGRIDHEQK, encoded by the coding sequence ATGAGTGATTTAGGGAGGCCGGAGCATACTCCGGTCGACCACCAACCAACAGAACAAGAACAAGACCTCCTCCAACGCAGTTTAAAAAATGTCAGACAAGATAACGAAGGTTTCACTGGAACTACTGCGCTCATCCCTCGGGTAGAAGACTGGATGCAAGAGGAGCCAGAACAAGCAAGGAAAACATATGCAAGCATGGTCAGGGGCTCATCCAGAGTAGGCGAAGCTGACCCCCTAGAAGATGATCTTTTGGAAGATGAAGACAATAGAATGGTCAGCGAGGAGAAAGAAACCCCAACACCTGCAAAAGACAAGGCAAATGAGAACCAGAGCAACATAGAGAAGTCAGATATCACAGTGCAAGATATGGGGGAGGGACTATTTAACATCGTCATAAGTGAAAAGATTGAAAGAGAATTATGGAAGCCATGGTGGAGATCACTGATTGTTAAACTGCTAGGAAGAAAGATAAGCTATGCTGTCATGAAAAGAAGGCTTGAGATCATGTGGGGCAGATTTGGAGGTATTGATGTTATCGACTTGGGAAACGATTTCTACCTCGTCAAGTTTTATGCTCAAGAAGATCTAGACCACGCTCTTCTTGACGGACCATGGAAAATATATGATCACTACCTAGCAGTCAGGCTCTGGGAACCAAACTTCAACCCACTCTTAACTTTTATAGACAAGATAACAGCATGGATCAGACTTCCTGGCTTGCCCATAGAACTGTACaatgataaaattttgaaaaaaatagggGATCTAATTGGCAAGACATGCAAAGTTGACTATAACACTTCCAATCTATTCAGGGGTAAGTTTGCTAGATTATGTGTGGAAGTTGATCTAACCAAACCACTCTTGGGAGTATACATGATCAATGGTAAACTTTATCAGATTGAATACGAAGGAATACATCAGTTATGCTTCCTGTGTGGGAGAATAGACCATGAGCAAAAATAA
- the LOC107490329 gene encoding probable pectinesterase 53, with translation MAISNSHYILCVTIAILVIVVQNSRSAYCRHHDDDTRKGIRLRNGLLSNMSRIEFSEEQFMKWVNFVGNLNHSMFKAAKNKLFASYTLHVDNNPALGDFTSIQDAIDSLPSINLVRVLIKVHAGLYTEKVNIPQLKWFVTIEGAGADKTIVQYGDTAQTPGPNGRPLGTYGSATFAVNSPYFIAKNITFKNTTPVPAPGAIGKQAVAFRISADTAAFYGCSFLGAQDTLYDHMGRHYYKDCYIEGSVDFIFGNALSLFEGCHVHAIAQNMGAVTAQGRSSMLEDTGFSFVNCKVTGSGALYLGRAWGPFSRVVFAYTYMDNIIIPKGWYNWGDPNRELTVFYGQYKCTGAGASFAGRVSWSRELTDDEAKPFLSLSFVDGTEWINL, from the exons atggCGATTTCAAATTCGCATTACATTTTGTGTGTTACAATAGCAATCCTTGTGATTGTTGTTCAAAATTCAAGAAGTGCATATTGCCGGCACCATGATGATGACACTAGAAAGGGAATTCGGTTGAGGAATGGATTATTGTCCAACATGAGTAGGATAGAGTTCTCGGAAGAACAGTTCATGAAATGGGTCAACTTTGTTGGTAACCTCAATCATTCCATGTTCAAGGCTGCAAAGAACAAGCTCTTTGCTTCCTACACTTTGCATGTTGATAACAACCCTGCACTTGGTGACTTCACTTCCATTCAAGACGCCATTGATTCTCTTCCTTCCATTAATCTTGTTAGAGTCCTCATCAAGGTTCATGCAGGTCTTTACAC GGAGAAAGTGAACATTCCTCAATTGAAATGGTTCGTAACAATAGAAGGAGCAGGTGCAGATAAAACAATAGTTCAATATGGTGACACAGCACAAACACCTGGCCCAAATGGGAGGCCATTGGGAACCTACGGTTCTGCTACTTTTGCTGTTAATTCACCTTATTTTATTGCAAAGAACATCACATTCAag AACACTACTCCAGTTCCTGCACCAGGAGCAATTGGGAAACAGGCAGTGGCATTCAGGATTTCAGCGGACACAGCAGCATTCTATGGATGCAGTTTCTTGGGTGCACAGGACACACTGTATGATCATATGGGAAGACATTATTATAAGGATTGTTACATTGAAGGCTCTGTTGATTTCATATTCGGAAACGCTCTCTCTCTATTTGag GGGTGTCACGTGCATGCAATAGCACAGAATATGGGAGCAGTAACAGCGCAGGGGAGGAGTAGCATGTTGGAGGACACGGGGTTCTCATTCGTGAACTGTAAGGTCACGGGGTCAGGGGCACTATACCTGGGAAGGGCATGGGGTCCCTTTTCTCGCGTGGTATTCGCCTATACATATATGGACAACATCATCATTCCCAAAGGCTGGTATAACTGGGGTGACCCTAATCGTGAATT GACTGTATTCTATGGACAATACAAATGCACAGGAGCGGGAGCAAGCTTTGCTGGGAGGGTATCATGGTCAAGGGAACTCACTGACGATGAAGCCAagccttttctttctctttcctttGTTGATGGCACGGAATGGATCAATCTTTGA